The genomic DNA CTTCAGATAGCCAAATCCTCCTGGGCTCTGGTCTGAGCTGTACTCAGCCTGGTCCTCTGCAAGCCTTTCTTGCCTGCAGAAGGATTGTAGAGTAACCGGTGGAAGAAAGTAAAGTTTCCAAGTTGTCACGATTTGGTGCCGTAGAGTTTGAGATCTTGTGCCATATTAGATTGCAATAGAATAACAATAGGttttgttgccatggtgagGGTAGCGAATCCGCACTCCGTTTGTCATCACAACAACAGTGGCCAACAGCGTGACTTAGCACCTGGTTAGACTATTCAAAAGAATGTAGTCACACTGGACCTATTGGAATAGATACACTCATGCATGGTTACCTCACTGGGGGGTTATTGCAACACCACATTGCTTCTGGGATGCCCATAGTGTGGTCCTATAGCAAATGTTAGTTGAAAAGCGCTTTTGCACgactcttttgtggggacaggtgcgttggaTCAGGTAAAGGTAACCAGTTGTACTTTATAGGGAAAATCTCGCATGACATGCGTAATGGACCTATAGGACAGTTTGCAAGCTATGTTGTGGGCTAGGTttgctgcaagtgtgtgtgtgtgtatgtatgtgtgtgtgatgaatctGCTGTCTGCTGTTCCATTTCCCGTCCCAGCCtctgcagcggcggcggcggtggcgtcgGCAGCGGCTGCAACGGCAGCGCCAGCAGCCAACAGCGTGGCGGAGTCTCTGGAGGAGTCGGCGGCGGCCTACACCAAAGCCACGGCCAAGAAGTGCATCCTGGAGAAGGTGGAGGTGCGCACCGGCGAGGAGTCGGAGAGCAACGTGCTACAGGTGggcctcctcacctcacctcacctgcgCTGCAGCCAGGCCCCGCGCCATGATCTGCAGTATCAGtatttttgatttgattttgaatCTGAtcagtgttgtttgttgtggatGTTGTACCGGTGACCCTAATGGCTGCCGGGGGGTGTTGGGATGTCCTCCACAGATGCAGTGCAAGTTATTTGTGTTCGACAAGACGGCGCAGTCGTGGATCGAGCGAGGACGGGGCCTGCTGCGGCTCAACGACATGGCCTCCACTGAGGACGGCACGTTACAGTCCAGATTAGGTACGGCCACCGCTTGTCCTAAAGCTGTCTGGTCGGGGGTATTTACCCggacagggagagagcaagGGTTAATCGGCACTTAATCtgcctttgttttgttttcctttttccccctcacctcacttgctctctttctctccttggtctttgctctctctcactctcactcacttttcCTGCTTTttctctcatattctctctctctctgtctctctctttctctctctctcctctctctcattcttattctctctcttggtctctctatctctctctctctctctctttctatctctctgtccccccctcaGTGATGCGCACCCAGGGGAGTCTGCGCCTGATCCTCAACACTAAGCTGTGGCCTCAGATGCAGGTGGACAAGGCCAGCGAGAAGAGTGTCCGCATCACTGCCATGGACACTGAGGACCAGGGGGTCAAAGTCTTCCTCATATCGGTATGCAGGATAAACAAGTAACAGGTGTAGGTCACCTGGTGAAGAAGTTCTATCATCTGAGATCATATGAAATGTTGGCCTGATTTTGCCTTAGACTTAATAGACACTGCGACTTTGATCCTATGAAGTGCACTGAAAGTCTGAACACCTCATTAATagcatttaaaaatgtattaataGCATTTTAGGTATATGGTATAATATTGACTGAAAAATATTCACAATATGGAAATGGATTTAGAAACAATACAGCTTCACTGGCATTGCCCTTCTCTGaacccttctttctttctttctttctttctttcccccccagGCCAGTTCTAAGGACGCAGGGCAGTTAGCAGCTGCGCTACACCACCGCATCCTGGCCCTAAAGAGCCGGGCGGATCAGGAGCCCGAGCCGGCCCCACTAGGCCCTGGGCCTGAGGTGCCCCAGTCCAACGAGGACGACAGCGACGACGAGCCCAACGGTGCAGAGGGGGCCACGGCCAACACCAGcggtacatatacacacacttatctccctcaacaatggaattctcttctctgattggctgatggggtggccattaacttcgtataacctgctacctctgaagtagttcccgtatcacacttgaatattaattcgccaaactcgttgctaagtttaaatgaactgtcacgttgcatccaagctgaaatacagacgtgcagaaccatagtaacattgtagcatatgacggaggtggattgtagctagttggatgccatgtaggctataaaagtagcgatctttcaaagttaaagttaatcagaatcctgggaaatgcccccttgacaacggcagagatagaactaacgactggcttttggccgtagcaactagccatttagaactaacgactggcttttggccatagcaactatccatttagaactagtaacggcagttttgtcctgcaagtagaaagttgatatgtggcggaaagtagtcccacagtcaagacagttttagcgatgttaacggacgcaacggtggaataaaacgatgttctaaatatacaggttatgaatgcaaacgggagataagcgggataacggccttcgaggtcgaccggttcgatggaaataatggcacggcggaggtaactccgtctccgtgcttcgcacgtcgccggagttctagacctccacctagccattatttccatcgaaccggtcacctcgtcggccgttatcccttacttacagtgcctatagaaagttatcatacccttttgaaatagttgctttttctgtcttacagcctgaaatcaaaacccattttttaaaaaaatcttttccagttttatttacaaatgtagctgtacaacatcaaaataatgaaaaaaaagtcaacagttctgaaaattaataaaaaattaaaaactagaataacagggttggaaaagtcatcatacccctgacttaatactttgtaaagcttccttttgctttcattacagctatcaatctgtttggatatgtctctattatagctttgcacacctagataggggaatatttgcccaattttccgtgcagaaatgttaaaatttcgtcaaattctgtagggaatggcgatggactgctctcttcaagtcaatccacatattttctataggatttaagtcagggctctgactttgccactcaaggatattcaccatcctatccttaagccactgctttgttcttttggcagtatgtttaggattgttgtcgtgttggaaggcgaatgacctccccatcctcagctgtttaggagagggacgcaggttttcctcaagaattttggtgtacttggcagcatccattttcccttctatcctgaccaattgcccagtccccgctgaagagaaacatccccaaaacataatgttgcccccaccatgcttcaaagtaggtatggtgtgttttgggtgtgtttgggtgtgtatactgtgtttggttagcgcctggagctcagtccaaaaacttcaatcttagtctccaaaaagttcgatcttagtctcatctgaccatataaggtttttccacatggtagcagaatattccagatgtgtttttgcactgaactccaagcgcaatgtttggcgaaaaccaacacagtacaccacccaaaacacaccatacctagtgtgaagcatggtgggggcaacattatgttgtggggatgtttcttttcagcgggaactgggcaattggtcaggatagaagggaaaatggatgctgccaagtacaccaaaattcttgaggaaaacctgcgtccctctcctaaacagctgaggatggggaggtcattcgccttccaacacgacaataatcctaaacatactgccaaaagaacaaagcagtggcttaaggataggatggtgaatatccttgagtggcaaagtcagagccctgacttaaatcctatagaaaacatgtggattgacttgaagagagtagtccatcgccattccctacagaatttgactaaattttaacatttctgtacggaaaattgggcaaatattcccctatctaggtgtgcaaagctataatagagacatccaaacagattgatggctgtaatgaaagcaaaaggaagctttacaaagtattaagtcaggggtatgatgacttttccaaccctgttattctagtttttaatttttttattaattttcagaactgttgacttttttttcattattttgatgttgtacagctaaatttgttaataaaactggaaaagattttttttaaaatgggttttgatttcaggctgtaagacaaaaaaagtaactatttcaaaagggtatgatgactttctataggcactgtatatgcacacacttgtatgcacacacacaggacatacgCATGTATGAAGAGTCTTTTGAAGAGTACTATGAATTTATATTATGCAAACTGGGCCTTTACCATATCATTAACAACATTAACCAGTCATACAGTCATGTGCTGTGTTGGATCCTGGGTATATtgaaacaatctctctctccctgcaggtaCCTCTGAAGGAGGGGAAGCCCAGGAGGCCGGGGGGACATAGCATCTCTGGCATCTGCCTGCTAGGAAGCTGCTGtacagggatttttttttcttttttttttttcctttccgagCAGGCATCTCCATGGACAGCCCGTAACCAACTCGGGTCCCTCAAACAAGTGCAGTCCAGTGGATAGTAGACGTCTAACCCTGTGTCGGAATCCTTCACCCTACTTgtgcagttgtttttttttcttgtttttcccctcttttttcctctgcatttaaatgtaaatctgGAATTTTTGGAATtatcagtgtgttttttttttttattattctctctttgtttgtttggtttattTTTTTGACTGCAAGAAAAAAAGACTTTTCCATTTTGGTTTAGGACTTGGAATCTCATCATATTGATGAGAGCGAGGGAGCTCCTCTACATTTTGAATACGGCACATGTTTCTAAATATGGGACCTTTTTTTATTCTTCGCCAAGCCACAGCTTGCTGTCACCTGGGACCTTCCAGAAGGATGACACACTCACTGTTGACCAGTCATGTCACTAATGGTTACAGCACCCGTTGGACTCTCATCCCCgccttgccccgcccctccccaTCCCGccctgcccctcccctcccctctcctctccatccctctgtcttcATATCCTCTGTCTCATCTAGTAAAACATTCACTCAAACTCTAATTTAtttttcagacttttttttttttttttgataattTTATTTGATATAAAACCACATCTACATACATATGCACTGGTTAGTAGGTTAAGCCAATATCATTTAGTCCTCCACAGTGGTAGTTAAATCTTGTTGTTGGCTTGTTGAATAGATTAATCCAACAACTGAGGCTATCATACTTTGAAATTTGTGTTTTAGGGCTTACAGGCACGAGAATCTCACCCCTCGCCGTGTATGTACTTCTTGTCTCCCTTTGTTTGTGGTTCAATATCCACTAGATGTTGCAGTTAATTTGGtccattttttttcttagaCATTCTACATGAATTTAAAAACACAGCCTTTCAGATTTGGGTTTTTATTTCTGATGGTTTGTATTGTTTTGcaacatttttattgatatattAACTTTTTATCCATTCTCAGAACCCAAGTTGAAATTAAGGTTTATTTTGTGTGGTAAGAGTTTGAATGAAATCTTGTCTGTCCAATCCTTGAATGTCCTGTTAATTTCATATAACACCATTTAATAGGATCCCATGCTTCCTACACTTTACAGAATAAATCTTTAAAACCAGACAAATTAAATGGTGCCCTGAGATTGAGTTTCTTTGATCTCTGACTAATGATGGAACAAATATTTAGCTCAGGAGTTGTATGCCAGTGTTGGTGTTAGAAAGACCAAGGATGTATTTTAAATAtgtcaatttaataataataataaaagagtaTTTCATGTAATTTAGTGACTAACTAGGATAAATTATTTAATTTCAGTGTGATGTTTTGTCACTAAACATGTTCTTGGAatacccacctctctctctcctccattttgTGCCTTGGAAATAATTTCAAGCTCGAGGTCATCATCGAGGATGTCTTATTTGTCTAATTGCCACCAGGGTCCATGTGGAACAAGGAGGGTGGACTAATATGCATGGGTGCAGAGTGGTGCCCCACATGGAGGCGTTTATAGTCAAATCGCAATCAGTGGGCCAAGCAgcgtgtgtgaaaatgtgttaccCATTAATCTCCCGATTTAGACATAAAGTAGCGTCATTTAATTTAGAGTCTGGTTGAAATAATTGACACTTCTCCATATTCTGTTTTTGGATCAGTACAGCGCACAAATTCCATCCATTATTTCAAACCAAACTCTGATTATACACAATAATGTTTAATGACTGATCATAATCTCCAATTCTCTACGCTGTATAACTAGAGGTGATGCCGCAATGTGAGTAATTGACGTGGCTTTAAAATGATGCATGAGTGAGCAGGAGATCTCATTTCTCATATCTGTCTGTCCTTTATTTCCCCCCAGCCTTATTGCATTCTTCTCATTTCCTTCACATTATTGATTAAGAGGCGGGGATAGGACATGAGAAAGAAGGGAGAATTGACAAATAGAAGAAGCTACTGTACAGTTCAACAGTTAACATAACAGTTCCTTCAGTGGCCTCCAGGTGGTACTATTGAGGACAGAATGGGGTCAGATTGGACTGATGGATGACAATAAAACAAACCATAGACACAGATTAAATTTAATtgattgatgttttttttattattattaattaataaAATGATCATTAACAGAacataacaccacacacaaggaGCTCAAGGTGTTTAGCAAAGAGTAAGACAAACGCCTTAGTGTTTGTGTCCATTTACAAACATGGATCTGACACCTTTCCCCTAACCTCAAAAAGACTTCTATACATCTACATCTGATGTATTTCTACCTAGCCTGAACAACATGGTTCCATCTGCTATACAGTAACCACTGTCTAAGTTTGGTCACTGCAGTTCCCCAGACAGCCACAGGAGGTCTCTTTCCAAATCCTATCAGCGTAGCAAGCGTTGGATGTTCAGCATGGACGTGACTGGAATCCTATAATTTCCAGGCATTTCTCATCATGGTGACAAAGTATTCGTCACTGTCGATAGAGGCACTCACTCCGCTGTAGTAGTTCAGAAACTCTTCTTGTGTGACCTGTGACATTATATTACATAATATTAAAACATAAATCTGTGTTTATAGGATGCAAACTTTGAGGAAGAACAGGGTAAAAGGATCTAAGGACTAGTAGTACTTTAGTGTCACCTTTACTCTAGCACTGAAGAATAGCTGTTTTAACAAATCATGTTTTGTGGTGAATAGCATGTGTTTACTCGACCTTGCCATCTTTGTTGTAGGGTGAGTCAAAGCTGTCCAAGAAGGAGCGAAACACTTGCTCTTGGTTCCACTCTCCGCTCTTGAACTTGGGATGGTGCTGGCTGTTGTAGACCCCCTGCAGGTCCTCTACGGTCACCAGGCCATCCCCAGTCCTGTCCAGCTTCTTAAAAGCCTCTGCAATGATCTGCTTCCTCGTATTTGACATTGGGGGCTTGGAGACGACATAATAAGGTCAAGTAAACTGAACTGCTCACAATCAAACTTATTTTACTATCACCAAAATATGCTGTCAAACTCACACCCTATATGTTTTAAACTTTGCTGCTGAGGCTGTACAAGACAATGTGGTGCTCTGCACAAAGTGTTTGCTACCTCAACCTCTGTACCATATTCAAAGTAGAAGCCCTCACCATTGTGTGACTGCTAAGTAAGTGCAAAACCTCAACTGTTCACTGCATGCACAAAAACGAAATATACACTTACCCTTAATTTTTCCAGGAACTCGTTAAAATCGACTGTTCCACTTCCATCCTTATCAAATATTTGGAACACTTCCAAAGCCCTCTCTTTGACCATGGTCACTCCATAGGTGTCCAACCCCTTCTGGAACTCCTGCAGATCCAGGGATTTGCTACTATCATCATCCATGATGCGAAATGTCCTTTGATGCACAAGAACAAGTCCATGAAAACaatgtgagagaaaagagaagcgCAAAATCTGCTTGCTTTACAGTGCAACCAATTTATTGATAAACTGACCTTTCTGTCAGTCAGACCTTTATCATTGAAACTATAGAGTAGACAGTTACCCAGAACATCTCTAACAATTACTTGAACGTTGGGTCAAGATGCAGTGCCTCAGAATTTATAATCTACTGTAGAATATACTGTAATTTAAGGTATCATACTGAACACAGTTATGGCATTTCTTCCTTTTAAGTGATACAATTCTAAGCAATTTTCTCATGTATATCCTGCATGCCTTTGACATGTATAATGAAGTAAAGCAAAGAAAGCTTGAAAAGAGTATTTTACAAAGATACTCTAAAATGTCCTGGGCAGATGTGTTGGTGCCCTAAATTACATACAGCCTAAATTACTGTAttatagtgatgtttcaaataAGAGAAAGATAAATTATTGGATCATGATGTTTCAAACTAATGGTTTCACCTGAATTTAGTATTGctgattaggctactgtattgtGTATTTAGTAATTTAGCCTATTTAAAAGGAGAACAGTAGTCACTCACAGACCAGAAAGGAAATTATAGGCGAGCATGTTAAAGGTATCATAAAATCTTTAAGTAGCTTGATGCTCAGGTGACTGCAGCTGCACATTTATTATGGTAATGGGGAGTGTAGCCAACCTTGCTGGGTGTAGCTGCAAGAGGAAAGTTTAACCAGACTAAACAAAGGGATAGTGTAAATTGGAagacaaagaaacaaataaaactTCGGTGAACTCCACGGTCCATGTTTATTTATGAATTATTAGAGGATTATTTTGAATAAATCATCTTCACCGTCTTTTGCATTTTCAAATGTCGCTGTACATGTACAATAATAAAGACTATTCTATGCTAAGGTCAAGGTAAATCAGTGTGTGATCACACCATTTGTCACCAATTACGTTTTCCATGTAAATTAGACTAGACCTTAATACTTTCAGACCCTGTAGCCTACAGAGATTGTAAAATTGGTCTCCAGTCAAAAGTGAAGTCTAATTGTAAtttaatgataggcctacagatgaatgctaaatagcctacttttcaAATTATTTTGGGGAAAAGAGgggttttgcttttgttttatgAGCATACCAACAATTTCAGACACCACCTCCTATGTTATATTAATCTGAGATTATACACAACTACAATTTACCTCCCA from Sardina pilchardus chromosome 2, fSarPil1.1, whole genome shotgun sequence includes the following:
- the capsla gene encoding calcyphosine-like a, whose translation is MASSDLQSSDALEDLRKQCLARGAAGIKGLGRTFRIMDDDSSKSLDLQEFQKGLDTYGVTMVKERALEVFQIFDKDGSGTVDFNEFLEKLRPPMSNTRKQIIAEAFKKLDRTGDGLVTVEDLQGVYNSQHHPKFKSGEWNQEQVFRSFLDSFDSPYNKDGKVTQEEFLNYYSGVSASIDSDEYFVTMMRNAWKL